One genomic region from Myxocyprinus asiaticus isolate MX2 ecotype Aquarium Trade chromosome 27, UBuf_Myxa_2, whole genome shotgun sequence encodes:
- the LOC127417766 gene encoding TNFAIP3-interacting protein 1-like: protein MEGKGPYRIYDPGGSDCQVKDEASSLSYRQLLEENSALRERMKGLKSLDKYHTGFGKLEGDLLEESQTEAAKLRKRVEELVRNNEALKSSTASFASSLCMGAPVQSETQGHGKHHGHPTTDRQESRDCLTGNILQPQATESSSEFEVVNMEEKTISETQTPGVMHLPQENVELASQLQRLESSFSVFAEESNPNQLLAHLGRMAVEFHHLSSKVQKNEQRTSLLQTLCEQLRQENNELRKKMEEDLQYRNIDLEQLRLENLKLKEKVSGGGQAAPTEQPSPKAEPVKEEAAKTKVEMTMTQQSGKAVEKTPSKTLDPEAYEKKIKLLEKQRRDVLEVNKQWDIQWNSMKSQFEQKITDLRQRLADSQKAVLELETEREQRQRDYDKKLLLAKSKIDNVQGEKECLTSETCELKQKVHYLQDQLLPLTKQREYQEKEIQRLNRALEEALNLHSPSSTQPGINLGEGVANLRQQELHTQIAVLKEQVKIFEEDFRKERSDRERMNEEKEDLRRQVERLQGQMTNLTNQLHQAQNECQRERSERCKLERLQMQHKQEGQQERRTSDPTSGTANGPMSPPYCGPFVQVGHQGLEGWPIHFPPRMPNISTAPGRDFQPVNPGFPWQSSFPQPRGSRGQADTARAPPETAEMGATGFGKRERQNIDPGKH, encoded by the exons ATGGAAGGAAAAGGCCCTTATCGCATCTATGATCCCGGTGGGAGCGATTGCCAGGTCAAAGATGAGGCCAGCAGCCTCAGCTACAGACAGCTGCTAGAGGAGAACAGCGCGTTGAGGGAGAGAATGAAGGGTCTGAAAAGTTTAG ataaaTATCATACAGGTTTTGGAAAACTTGAGG GAGACCTGTTAGAGGAGTCTCAGACCGAGGCAGCAAAGCTTCGGAAGAGGGTGGAGGAGCTGGTGAGGAATAACGAAGCTCTAAAGTCGTCCACGGCCAGCTTTGCCTCCAGTCTGTGCATGGGCGCACCCGTTCAGTCAGAGACACAAG GTCATGGCAAACATCACGGGCATCCTACAACAGACAGGCAAGAATCTCGAGACTGCTTAACTGGAAATATTTTACAACCACAGGCAACT GAAAGTTCGTCGGAGTTTGAAGTGGTGAATATGGAAGAGAAAACCATCTCTGAAACCCAAACG CCTGGAGTGATGCACCTGCCCCAGGAGAACGTGGAGCTGGCGAGTCAACTCCAGCGACTGGAGAGTTCTTTCAGTGTGTTTGCTGAAGAGTCCAACCCAAATCAGCTGCTGGCTCACCTGGGCCGCATGGCTGTGGAGTTCCACCACCTCTCATCCAAAGTCCAGAAGAATGAACAGAGAACATCTCTCTTACAG ACACTTTGTGAACAGCTAAGACAGGAAAACAACGAGCTTAGGAAAAAAATGGAGGAGGACCTTCAGTATCGCAACATAGATTTGGAACAGCTAAG ACTGGAGAACCTGAAACTGAAGGAGAAGGTCAGCGGAGGAGGCCAGGCAGCCCCGACTGAGCAGCCGAGCCCGAAGGCGGAGCCAGTGAAAGAGGAGGCTGCCAAAACCAAGGTGGAAATGACCATGACTCAGCAG TCTGGTAAAGCTGTGGAAAAAACACCATCAAAGACCCTCGATCCGGAGGCTTATGAGAAGAAGATCAAGCTTCTGGAGAAACAGAGGAGAGAT GTACTGGAGGTGAACAAGCAGTGGGACATTCAGTGGAATTCTATGAAGTCACAGTTTGAGCAAAAG ATTACAGACCTGCGGCAGCGGCTTGCTGACTCTCAGAAGGCCGTACTAGAGCTCGAAACAGAACGTGAGCAGAGACAGAGAGACTATGACAAAAAACTCCTCCTTGCCAAGTCGAAGATCGACAATGTGCAG GGTGAGAAGGAATGCCTTACCTCAGAGACATGCGAGTTGAAACAAAAGGTGCACTACCTGCAGGACCAGTTGCTACCACTTACCAAACAAAGAGAATACCAGGAGAAAGAGATCCAGCGGCTCAACAGG gcaTTAGAGGAAGCATTGAACCttcactctccctcctccaccCAGCCTGGCATAAACCTGGGAGAGGGTGTGGCTAACCTGAGACAGCAGGAGCTGCACACACAGATAGCCGTACTGAAAGAGCAG GTCAAGATCTTTGAAGAGGACTTCCGGAAGGAGaggagcgacagagagaggatGAATGAAGAGAAAGAAGATCTGAGGCGGCAGGTGGAGAGGCTACAGGGTCAAATGACTAATCTGACTAATCAG CTTCATCAAGCACAGAATGAGTGTCAGAGAGAGCGTTCTGAGAGGTGTAAACTGGAGAGACTGCAGATGCAACACAAGCAGG AGGGGCAACAGGAGAGGAGGACATCCGATCCCACATCTGGCACTGCCAATGGCCCCATGAGCCCTCCATACTGCGGTCCGTTTGTTCAGGTGGGCCATCAGGGTCTAGAGGGATGGCCCATTCACTTCCCCCCCAGGATGCCTAACATCAGTACGGCGCCCGGCAGGGACTTCCAGCCTGTTAACCCA gGTTTTCCCTGGCAGTCATCCTTTCCGCAGCCACGTGGTTCTAGAGGACAAGCAGACACAGCAAGAGCCCCTCCAGAAACTGCAG AAATGGGAGCAACTGGATTTGGGAAAAGGGAGCGTCAGAACATAGATCCTGGAAAGCACTAA
- the LOC127417764 gene encoding annexin A6-like isoform X1, which translates to MGKGFRGTVTDQPDFDSSSDAEALYNAMKGFGSDKEAILDLITSRSNAQRQEIRTAYKSLYGKDLIDDLKYELTGKFERLIIGLMRTPAYHDAKEIKDAIKGEGTDEKCLIEILASRTNEQIHNLVAAYRDAYGRELEEDVIGDTSGHFKKMLVVLLQGTREEDDVVSEDLVEQDAQDLYEAGEAQWGTDEAKFIMLLGNRSVTHLQLVFDEYQKIAEKSIEDSIKSELSGDFERLMLAVVQCIRSKPMFFAKRLYKSMKGLGTADNTLIRIMVSRAEIDMLDIRECFRLCYEKSLHNMIQDDTSGDYKRTLLKLCGGDDDIAGEFFPEAAQIAYKMWEISSMTKVQLRGTLQPYPNFDPASDAQALRKAMKGFGTDEDTIIDIVTQRSNAQRQEIRKVFKSLLGRNLMADLKSELSKNLERLILGLMMTPAEFDAKMMKKAIEGAGTDEHALIEILVTRSNQEIQDMCSAYQHAFKNSLEDAIASDTSGHFKRILISLAQGAREEGPADMGRALEDAQALADACNADSGDMEDTFMSILCTRSFPHLRKVFQEFVRCSNKDIEQIIKKEMSGDVKNAMFAIVRSVKNQPSYFADRLYKAIKGLGTDDRALIRIMVSRSEVDLFNIRKELKETHDTSLHEFIQVETLVGDTSGDYRKTLLILCGGED; encoded by the exons ACGCACTGCCTACAAATCTCTCTATGGGAAG GATTTAATTGATGATCTGAAGTACGAGCTGACGGGGAAGTTTGAACGTCTGATCATCGGTTTAATGAGAACTCCAGCCTATCATGATGCCAAAGAAATAAAGGATGCCATTAAG GGAGAAGGAACAGATGAAAAATGCTTGATTGAAATTCTTGCCTCAAGAACCAATGAGCAGATTCATAACCTGGTGGCAGCATACAGAGATG CATATGGCAGGGAGCTTGAAGAGGATGTTATAGGGGACACATCTGGACATTTTAAGAAGATGCTGGTTGTTTTGCTTCAG GGGACCAGAGAGGAAGATGATGTTGTTAGTGAAGACCTTGTGGAGCAAGATGCTCAG GACCTGTATGAAGCAGGGGAGGCACAATGGGGCACAGACGAGGCCAAATTCATCATGTTGCTGGGAAACCGTAGTGTGACCCATTTGCAGTTGG TATTTGATGAATACCAAAAAATTGCAGAGAAATCCATTGAAGACAGTATTAAAAGCGAGCTATCTGGAGATTTTGAAAGATTGATGCTGGCAGTTG TTCAGTGCATCAGGAGTAAGCCCATGTTCTTCGCCAAGCGTCTTTACAAGTCCATGAAG GGTCTGGGCACTGCTGATAACACTCTTATTCGCATTATGGTCTCTCGCGCTGAGATTGACATGCTGGATATCAGAGAGTGCTTTAGGCTGTGTTATGAGAAATCTCTGCACAATATGATTCAG GATGACACGTCTGGGGATTACAAACGCACCCTGCTGAAGCTGTGTGGAGGAGATGATGA TATTGCAGGGGAGTTCTTCCCAGAGGCTGCACAAATTGCCTACAAGATGTGGGAAATCAGTTCCATGACCAAAGTCCAG TTAAGAGGAACTTTACAACCATACCCAAATTTTGACCCTGCGAGTGATGCCCAAGCTCTGAGAAAAGCAATGAAGGGTTTTG gcaCTGATGAAGACACAATTATTGACATTGTGACACAAAGGAGCAATGCACAGAGACAAGAGATCAGAAAGGTTTTCAAATCTCTTTTGGGACGG AATCTCATGGCTGACCTCAAATCAGAACTGTCCAAAAACCTTGAAAGGCTCATCCTGGGCCTGATGATGACGCCAGCAGAGTTTGATGCCAAAATGATGAAGAAAGCCATTGAG GGCGCAGGTACAGATGAACATGCATTGATTGAGATCCTGGTCACTAGGAGCAACCAGGAGATTCAGGACATGTGCTCTGCCTATCAGCATG CCTTCAAAAACAGTTTAGAAGATGCCATCGCATCAGACACATCTGGACATTTCAAACGGATTCTGATCTCCCTGGCACAG GGAGCACGCGAAGAAGGACCTGCAGACATGGGCAGGGCCTTGGAAGATGCCCAA GCATTGGCAGATGCCTGCAATGCAGACTCGGGTGACATGGAAGACACGTTCATGAGTATTCTATGCACGAGGAGTTTCCCTCACCTAAGGAAAG TGTTTCAGGAATTTGTCAGATGCAGCAACAAGGACATTGAACAGATCATAAAGAAGGAAATGTCAGGAGATGTTAAAAATGCCATGTTTGCTATTG TGCGGAGCGTGAAGAATCAGCCCTCTTATTTTGCTGACCGATTGTACAAAGCCATTAAG GGTCTGGGAACAGACGACAGGGCTCTCATCCGTATCATGGTGTCCCGCTCTGAGGTTGACCTCTTCAACATACGCAAAGAGTTAAAGGAGACCCATGACACCTCTTTGCATGAATTCATCCAGGTAGAAACCTTGGTT GGTGACACATCAGGAGACTATCGTAAAACGCTTCTGATACTCTGCGGAGGGGAGGACTAG
- the LOC127417764 gene encoding annexin A6-like isoform X2, whose translation MGKGFRGTVTDQPDFDSSSDAEALYNAMKGFGSDKEAILDLITSRSNAQRQEIRTAYKSLYGKDLIDDLKYELTGKFERLIIGLMRTPAYHDAKEIKDAIKGEGTDEKCLIEILASRTNEQIHNLVAAYRDAYGRELEEDVIGDTSGHFKKMLVVLLQGTREEDDVVSEDLVEQDAQDLYEAGEAQWGTDEAKFIMLLGNRSVTHLQLVFDEYQKIAEKSIEDSIKSELSGDFERLMLAVVQCIRSKPMFFAKRLYKSMKGLGTADNTLIRIMVSRAEIDMLDIRECFRLCYEKSLHNMIQDDTSGDYKRTLLKLCGGDDDIAGEFFPEAAQIAYKMWEISSMTKVQLRGTLQPYPNFDPASDAQALRKAMKGFGTDEDTIIDIVTQRSNAQRQEIRKVFKSLLGRNLMADLKSELSKNLERLILGLMMTPAEFDAKMMKKAIEGAGTDEHALIEILVTRSNQEIQDMCSAYQHAFKNSLEDAIASDTSGHFKRILISLAQGAREEGPADMGRALEDAQALADACNADSGDMEDTFMSILCTRSFPHLRKVFQEFVRCSNKDIEQIIKKEMSGDVKNAMFAIVRSVKNQPSYFADRLYKAIKGLGTDDRALIRIMVSRSEVDLFNIRKELKETHDTSLHEFIQGDTSGDYRKTLLILCGGED comes from the exons ACGCACTGCCTACAAATCTCTCTATGGGAAG GATTTAATTGATGATCTGAAGTACGAGCTGACGGGGAAGTTTGAACGTCTGATCATCGGTTTAATGAGAACTCCAGCCTATCATGATGCCAAAGAAATAAAGGATGCCATTAAG GGAGAAGGAACAGATGAAAAATGCTTGATTGAAATTCTTGCCTCAAGAACCAATGAGCAGATTCATAACCTGGTGGCAGCATACAGAGATG CATATGGCAGGGAGCTTGAAGAGGATGTTATAGGGGACACATCTGGACATTTTAAGAAGATGCTGGTTGTTTTGCTTCAG GGGACCAGAGAGGAAGATGATGTTGTTAGTGAAGACCTTGTGGAGCAAGATGCTCAG GACCTGTATGAAGCAGGGGAGGCACAATGGGGCACAGACGAGGCCAAATTCATCATGTTGCTGGGAAACCGTAGTGTGACCCATTTGCAGTTGG TATTTGATGAATACCAAAAAATTGCAGAGAAATCCATTGAAGACAGTATTAAAAGCGAGCTATCTGGAGATTTTGAAAGATTGATGCTGGCAGTTG TTCAGTGCATCAGGAGTAAGCCCATGTTCTTCGCCAAGCGTCTTTACAAGTCCATGAAG GGTCTGGGCACTGCTGATAACACTCTTATTCGCATTATGGTCTCTCGCGCTGAGATTGACATGCTGGATATCAGAGAGTGCTTTAGGCTGTGTTATGAGAAATCTCTGCACAATATGATTCAG GATGACACGTCTGGGGATTACAAACGCACCCTGCTGAAGCTGTGTGGAGGAGATGATGA TATTGCAGGGGAGTTCTTCCCAGAGGCTGCACAAATTGCCTACAAGATGTGGGAAATCAGTTCCATGACCAAAGTCCAG TTAAGAGGAACTTTACAACCATACCCAAATTTTGACCCTGCGAGTGATGCCCAAGCTCTGAGAAAAGCAATGAAGGGTTTTG gcaCTGATGAAGACACAATTATTGACATTGTGACACAAAGGAGCAATGCACAGAGACAAGAGATCAGAAAGGTTTTCAAATCTCTTTTGGGACGG AATCTCATGGCTGACCTCAAATCAGAACTGTCCAAAAACCTTGAAAGGCTCATCCTGGGCCTGATGATGACGCCAGCAGAGTTTGATGCCAAAATGATGAAGAAAGCCATTGAG GGCGCAGGTACAGATGAACATGCATTGATTGAGATCCTGGTCACTAGGAGCAACCAGGAGATTCAGGACATGTGCTCTGCCTATCAGCATG CCTTCAAAAACAGTTTAGAAGATGCCATCGCATCAGACACATCTGGACATTTCAAACGGATTCTGATCTCCCTGGCACAG GGAGCACGCGAAGAAGGACCTGCAGACATGGGCAGGGCCTTGGAAGATGCCCAA GCATTGGCAGATGCCTGCAATGCAGACTCGGGTGACATGGAAGACACGTTCATGAGTATTCTATGCACGAGGAGTTTCCCTCACCTAAGGAAAG TGTTTCAGGAATTTGTCAGATGCAGCAACAAGGACATTGAACAGATCATAAAGAAGGAAATGTCAGGAGATGTTAAAAATGCCATGTTTGCTATTG TGCGGAGCGTGAAGAATCAGCCCTCTTATTTTGCTGACCGATTGTACAAAGCCATTAAG GGTCTGGGAACAGACGACAGGGCTCTCATCCGTATCATGGTGTCCCGCTCTGAGGTTGACCTCTTCAACATACGCAAAGAGTTAAAGGAGACCCATGACACCTCTTTGCATGAATTCATCCAG GGTGACACATCAGGAGACTATCGTAAAACGCTTCTGATACTCTGCGGAGGGGAGGACTAG